From [Clostridium] symbiosum, a single genomic window includes:
- a CDS encoding TRAP transporter substrate-binding protein has product MKKRLWVKTTALTMAAILGAVTMAGCSSSGGTKSAPETKAAVPSAEENHADAGASDFPEMTIKLGHGSAPADDDPYHILATNFKKNVEEATGGKVTIEIFPSGQLGGEMDSYEGLGMGTVDMCIATGNIFGLYNNKTTIMDMPFFLEDEAAAEKLLDSTMVAGLLEELSQTTGAVHLGWGSGGFRNIFNNIRPINTPADLSGVKLRVPETTIFVDTFSALGANVTPMTYSETYTGIQQKTIDGIEVPVGNGYTVGFYEVCKYLSMTRHFYNALSISISQNLYDKMTPELQQVLRDAAVKAGQDQRLAVAENEGKQLEAMKEAGIQVNDIADIEEFRKLVKPIYENYKNNISAEIYEEAVNLLGIDE; this is encoded by the coding sequence ATGAAAAAAAGGTTATGGGTAAAAACAACGGCTCTTACAATGGCGGCAATTCTGGGTGCGGTTACAATGGCGGGATGCAGTTCGTCGGGCGGAACAAAGAGCGCCCCGGAGACAAAGGCAGCTGTGCCGTCTGCGGAGGAAAATCACGCGGACGCGGGCGCTTCGGATTTTCCGGAAATGACGATTAAGCTGGGCCACGGTTCCGCTCCCGCCGATGATGACCCCTACCATATCCTGGCGACAAACTTCAAGAAGAATGTGGAAGAGGCGACGGGAGGAAAAGTGACGATCGAAATTTTCCCGAGCGGTCAGCTTGGAGGGGAAATGGACAGCTACGAGGGGCTTGGTATGGGCACGGTTGACATGTGTATTGCAACGGGTAATATTTTCGGACTTTACAATAATAAGACGACAATCATGGACATGCCGTTTTTCCTGGAGGACGAGGCGGCAGCGGAGAAACTTCTGGACAGCACAATGGTCGCAGGCCTTCTTGAGGAACTGTCCCAGACGACGGGAGCCGTTCATCTGGGCTGGGGTTCGGGTGGGTTCAGGAACATTTTCAACAATATCCGTCCAATCAATACACCGGCCGATTTGAGTGGAGTCAAGCTGAGAGTTCCGGAGACGACCATCTTCGTGGATACGTTTTCTGCACTGGGGGCAAATGTAACGCCGATGACCTATTCGGAGACGTATACGGGAATCCAGCAGAAGACGATTGACGGAATTGAAGTCCCGGTAGGCAACGGATATACGGTCGGCTTTTACGAGGTGTGCAAATACCTTTCCATGACAAGACACTTCTACAATGCGCTTTCAATCAGCATCAGCCAGAACCTTTACGATAAAATGACGCCGGAACTTCAGCAGGTTTTAAGGGATGCGGCGGTAAAGGCGGGGCAGGATCAACGTCTGGCCGTGGCCGAGAATGAGGGGAAACAGCTGGAGGCGATGAAGGAAGCCGGAATCCAGGTCAACGACATTGCGGACATCGAGGAGTTTCGGAAACTCGTAAAGCCAATCTATGAAAATTACAAAAACAACATCAGCGCCGAAATCTATGAAGAGGCTGTAAATTTGCTGGGAATCGATGAATAG
- a CDS encoding DUF6282 family protein: MRTISLEGACDLHIHSAPDIVDRIGNDVEIALCAREAGMRAIVLKSVLEPTVSRAWHVMRQVEGIRVYGGVVLDYHMGGLNPMAVSPAIEMGAKVVWLPTYHALGHEIAFGALGSFGYTEENSRSRTLEPITILDEEGNIKTSVMEIMEMCKDAGIILATGHIHASEILKLARVAKENGFRKLVVDHPFFKVPDLDIATVGELVRLGAYMEFCANELCPIPRSANLYDYTACFEKYGVDHFILASDAGHNRKGWPAEELRIFAQLLGYAGAKEEQLYQMMNENYNFLLSL, encoded by the coding sequence ATGAGAACAATATCGTTAGAGGGAGCCTGCGATCTGCATATCCATTCGGCGCCGGATATTGTTGACCGGATAGGAAATGACGTAGAGATTGCACTTTGCGCCAGGGAGGCGGGCATGAGAGCCATTGTTTTGAAATCGGTTCTGGAGCCTACCGTGTCAAGGGCCTGGCATGTGATGCGGCAGGTGGAGGGAATCCGGGTTTATGGCGGCGTGGTGCTCGATTATCACATGGGAGGGTTGAATCCCATGGCCGTGAGTCCGGCCATCGAGATGGGGGCGAAGGTTGTCTGGCTGCCGACCTACCATGCGCTGGGCCATGAGATTGCTTTCGGCGCCCTGGGCAGCTTCGGCTACACGGAGGAAAACAGCCGCAGCCGCACGCTGGAACCAATCACAATACTGGACGAAGAGGGAAATATAAAAACTTCAGTCATGGAGATTATGGAAATGTGCAAAGACGCCGGTATTATCCTGGCGACCGGCCATATCCACGCTTCGGAAATATTGAAACTGGCAAGGGTGGCGAAGGAGAACGGTTTCAGGAAACTGGTGGTTGATCATCCGTTTTTCAAGGTGCCGGATCTGGATATTGCCACGGTGGGAGAACTGGTCCGCCTGGGCGCTTACATGGAGTTCTGTGCCAATGAACTCTGCCCGATTCCCCGGAGCGCCAACCTTTACGATTATACGGCATGTTTTGAGAAATACGGCGTGGATCATTTTATTCTGGCCTCGGATGCAGGGCATAACAGGAAGGGGTGGCCTGCGGAGGAACTCAGGATATTTGCCCAGCTGCTGGGATACGCGGGAGCAAAGGAAGAACAGCTTTACCAGATGATGAATGAGAACTATAATTTCCTGCTGTCGCTGTGA
- a CDS encoding alpha/beta hydrolase, translated as MKKGYLTTTDKARIYYEDRGEGIPLVFIPGHMCTSRFFKKNAEELSQYYRVVTMDPRGFGNSSKVLHGHDVERNCDDIKELIEFLGLEQVVLLGWSLGGSFVMMYAHKYHENHLGALGLIDAALFPFSGAAWNTYRARDYNMDEWCGKYGVWITDTELYYNNFIRRIDRGMTSEDREELRREIKKTPPWIGFAIHTDWCHTDTEQYLKELTVPVLLISGEEISMGRHYRGQIRAYSELCEFETGGHAMFWTECGQFNWILTDFMEHMVHREKEREA; from the coding sequence TTGAAGAAGGGTTATCTGACAACAACTGATAAAGCCCGCATTTATTATGAGGACAGGGGGGAGGGAATTCCTCTCGTATTTATTCCCGGCCATATGTGCACTTCCCGTTTTTTTAAAAAGAATGCCGAGGAACTGTCGCAGTATTACCGTGTTGTGACTATGGATCCGCGGGGGTTTGGGAATTCGTCGAAGGTGCTCCATGGGCATGATGTGGAGCGGAACTGTGATGATATTAAGGAACTGATCGAGTTTCTGGGGCTGGAGCAGGTGGTGCTTCTCGGATGGTCGCTCGGCGGGAGTTTTGTAATGATGTATGCGCACAAATACCATGAAAACCATCTGGGTGCCCTGGGGCTGATTGATGCCGCGCTTTTTCCGTTTTCCGGGGCGGCTTGGAATACCTACAGGGCCAGGGATTACAATATGGATGAGTGGTGCGGTAAATACGGAGTTTGGATTACGGATACGGAACTGTATTATAACAATTTTATCCGCCGCATCGACAGGGGGATGACTTCTGAGGACAGGGAAGAACTCAGGAGGGAAATTAAAAAAACGCCTCCCTGGATTGGATTTGCCATTCATACGGACTGGTGCCATACGGATACGGAGCAGTATTTAAAAGAACTTACGGTTCCTGTGCTTCTTATTTCCGGGGAAGAGATTTCAATGGGAAGACATTATAGAGGGCAGATACGGGCCTACAGTGAGCTTTGCGAATTTGAGACGGGAGGACATGCAATGTTCTGGACGGAATGCGGACAATTTAATTGGATACTTACTGATTTTATGGAACATATGGTGCATCGTGAGAAGGAAAGAGAGGCATGA
- a CDS encoding LysR family transcriptional regulator, giving the protein MDFREIQYVLAIEKYQTLSGAARFLDITQPSLSKFLQNLEKRLNVRLFYRIDNKMYLTYAGQQYVDTGLKILDLNHQLNNTLADISSESMGSLSIGVTPTRGRYVLPNVLPAFKRMYPKYKISIMEDGTAALNQALENGRIDLAVYTVTEMFRPDLEYVKVCKEEIVLCLSPILEAARLIEQRPGKKHPWLDINQLGDELFFLVDEKFRTRKIADRILSSSSIRPQTITLQSVETALSIVASGIGVGFCTDMCEKFFYTNRPLLYCSVGERENLWDFVIAYRKDSYLQTAAQNFIDITKETFATQ; this is encoded by the coding sequence ATGGACTTCCGCGAAATCCAATACGTCCTCGCCATTGAAAAATATCAAACCCTCTCCGGCGCTGCCCGTTTTCTCGACATTACCCAGCCGTCCCTCTCCAAATTTCTCCAGAATCTGGAGAAGCGCCTGAACGTCAGGCTCTTTTACCGCATCGACAATAAGATGTATCTAACCTATGCCGGGCAGCAGTATGTGGATACCGGGCTCAAGATCCTGGATCTGAACCATCAGCTCAACAATACCCTTGCCGACATCAGCTCGGAGTCTATGGGATCCCTTTCCATCGGCGTCACACCGACCAGGGGGCGTTATGTGCTGCCCAACGTCCTGCCTGCCTTTAAGAGGATGTACCCCAAATACAAAATAAGCATCATGGAGGACGGAACCGCCGCCCTCAACCAGGCGCTGGAAAACGGCCGGATTGATCTTGCTGTCTATACGGTAACCGAGATGTTCCGCCCCGATCTGGAGTATGTCAAGGTATGCAAGGAGGAAATTGTCCTCTGCCTGTCCCCCATTCTGGAAGCGGCCCGCCTGATCGAGCAGAGGCCCGGAAAAAAACACCCCTGGCTTGATATTAACCAGCTGGGGGACGAGCTCTTTTTCCTGGTGGATGAAAAATTCAGGACCAGGAAGATTGCGGACCGGATTCTCTCCTCCTCTTCGATCCGCCCGCAGACCATCACCCTGCAAAGCGTGGAAACAGCGTTGTCAATCGTGGCCTCGGGTATTGGGGTAGGATTCTGTACCGATATGTGTGAAAAGTTTTTCTATACCAACCGCCCCCTTCTGTACTGCTCCGTCGGGGAACGGGAGAATCTGTGGGACTTTGTCATTGCTTACAGAAAAGACAGCTACCTGCAGACCGCAGCACAGAATTTCATAGACATCACGAAAGAAACCTTTGCCACTCAATAA
- a CDS encoding beta-methylgalactoside transporter, producing the protein MDKKKVNVADILINNGIIILIFLMVIFVGVTKENFFSGSNFSNVSINVACRFIIAVGVSGCLITKGTDLSAGRAVGLAACLAGTLLQKADYSGRFELTKNFPQLNVWIILLICIGICCIFGLINGIVISYLSVPAFIGTLGMQMIIYGINLVYTKSIPIGGYRTDYTAIANGKLFGVFPYLFLIAIAIGIVMWFVYNYTRHGKYMYAIGGNEAAAEVAGVNVKRTKIKIYVTAAALYAIAGFLLGAKSGGASVNMGMGYELEAIAACTIGGVSVNGGIGRVSGVVIGVLVFELLKTCLQFLGIDPNYQYIAQGVVIVVAIALDIRKYIAKK; encoded by the coding sequence ATGGATAAGAAAAAAGTCAATGTAGCGGACATACTTATTAACAACGGTATTATTATATTAATTTTTCTCATGGTTATCTTTGTCGGTGTTACCAAAGAAAATTTCTTTTCAGGCAGCAACTTCAGCAACGTTTCCATTAACGTAGCCTGCCGTTTCATCATCGCGGTCGGCGTATCCGGCTGTCTGATTACAAAAGGTACCGACCTTTCCGCAGGACGTGCGGTAGGCCTTGCAGCCTGCCTGGCAGGTACACTGCTCCAGAAAGCAGATTACAGCGGCCGTTTTGAACTGACCAAGAATTTTCCTCAGCTGAATGTCTGGATCATTCTTTTAATCTGTATCGGCATCTGCTGTATTTTTGGCCTTATCAACGGTATTGTTATTTCTTACTTAAGCGTACCTGCTTTCATCGGCACACTTGGTATGCAGATGATTATCTATGGTATTAACCTGGTTTATACGAAATCTATCCCGATTGGCGGATACCGTACCGATTACACAGCCATTGCCAATGGTAAATTATTCGGAGTCTTCCCTTATCTGTTTCTTATCGCTATTGCAATCGGTATCGTTATGTGGTTTGTATATAACTATACACGCCATGGCAAATACATGTACGCAATCGGCGGTAACGAGGCTGCGGCAGAAGTTGCCGGTGTAAATGTTAAGAGAACGAAGATTAAAATCTATGTAACGGCAGCAGCCCTCTATGCAATCGCAGGTTTCCTGCTGGGAGCAAAATCCGGCGGAGCTTCGGTTAACATGGGTATGGGTTACGAGCTGGAAGCTATCGCGGCTTGTACCATCGGTGGTGTATCCGTTAACGGCGGTATCGGACGTGTGTCAGGTGTTGTTATCGGCGTTCTCGTATTCGAGCTTCTGAAGACATGTCTCCAGTTCCTCGGAATCGACCCGAACTACCAGTACATTGCACAGGGTGTCGTTATCGTAGTTGCTATCGCACTTGATATCAGAAAATATATTGCCAAGAAGTAA
- a CDS encoding sugar ABC transporter ATP-binding protein, whose translation MAEYRLEMRGVSKSFPGVKALDQVNLKVRPGTVHALMGENGAGKSTLMKCLFGIYHMDEGEIYLDGDKAEIGNPDEALHKGLAMVHQELQPIPERTVAENMYTGRYPMKKFGPIQVIDHKKMFEETAKWLEDVKMPYNPKAKLGTMSIAQMQSVEIAKAVSLQARVVILDEPTSSLTDNEVSALFRIIRDLRNRGVSLIYISHKMAEIREICDDITIMRDGTYVGSWSMDDITDDEIVKQMVGRELTNIYPPKNDAEVGEVLLDVKNYTSIHDRSFQNCSFELRRGEILGFGGLVGAQRTELMEAIFGMRHITTGEVIIKGKKTHIQRPQDAIRAGIGMITEDRRGTGILGCLSIADNVSISSMDQYVEMGVKLNKGKIEQLVKDNVAKLSIKTPSSKTLIQSLSGGNQQKVLISRWLANNPDILIMDEPTRGIDVGAKYEIYQIMIDLAKQGKGIIMISSEMPELIGMSNRILVMCNGHITGEVKDEEATQERIMSYATKF comes from the coding sequence ATGGCAGAGTACAGATTGGAAATGCGCGGGGTATCGAAGAGCTTTCCTGGCGTTAAGGCCCTGGATCAGGTTAATCTGAAGGTCCGTCCTGGTACGGTTCACGCGCTGATGGGTGAGAACGGTGCAGGGAAATCCACCCTGATGAAATGCCTTTTTGGTATTTACCACATGGATGAGGGTGAGATTTATCTGGACGGAGATAAGGCAGAGATCGGTAATCCCGACGAAGCGCTTCACAAGGGTTTGGCGATGGTTCATCAGGAGCTTCAGCCGATACCGGAGAGAACGGTCGCAGAGAATATGTATACGGGCCGTTATCCGATGAAGAAGTTTGGACCGATTCAGGTGATCGACCATAAGAAGATGTTTGAAGAGACGGCGAAATGGCTGGAAGACGTAAAGATGCCCTATAACCCAAAGGCAAAGCTTGGAACCATGTCAATCGCTCAGATGCAGTCGGTAGAAATTGCCAAGGCAGTTTCCCTTCAGGCGAGAGTGGTGATTCTGGATGAGCCGACCTCCTCTCTTACAGATAATGAAGTATCAGCGCTCTTCCGTATCATCAGAGACCTCAGGAACAGGGGAGTATCCCTGATTTACATTTCCCATAAGATGGCGGAAATTCGTGAGATTTGTGATGATATTACCATCATGCGTGACGGTACCTACGTAGGTTCCTGGAGCATGGATGATATCACAGACGATGAGATCGTTAAACAGATGGTAGGCCGTGAACTGACGAATATTTATCCTCCTAAGAATGACGCCGAGGTAGGCGAGGTTCTCCTGGATGTAAAAAATTATACGAGTATTCACGATCGTTCCTTCCAGAACTGTTCTTTTGAACTCCGCAGAGGCGAAATCCTGGGCTTTGGCGGCCTGGTAGGCGCACAGAGAACAGAGCTTATGGAGGCAATCTTTGGAATGCGTCATATCACCACCGGAGAAGTTATTATCAAAGGGAAAAAGACGCATATTCAGCGTCCGCAGGATGCGATCCGGGCAGGAATCGGTATGATTACCGAAGACCGCCGCGGCACCGGCATACTGGGCTGTCTTTCTATTGCCGACAACGTATCCATATCCTCAATGGATCAGTATGTTGAGATGGGTGTCAAACTCAACAAGGGAAAGATTGAACAGCTGGTAAAGGACAATGTGGCCAAACTTAGTATCAAGACTCCCAGCAGCAAGACTTTGATTCAGTCTCTGTCAGGAGGTAACCAGCAGAAGGTTCTGATTTCACGCTGGCTTGCCAACAATCCGGATATTCTTATTATGGATGAACCGACACGAGGCATCGACGTCGGTGCGAAATATGAGATTTACCAGATTATGATCGACCTGGCAAAGCAAGGTAAGGGCATTATCATGATTTCTTCTGAAATGCCGGAATTAATCGGTATGTCCAACAGAATCCTTGTCATGTGCAACGGACATATTACCGGAGAAGTGAAGGATGAGGAAGCGACCCAGGAACGTATCATGAGTTACGCGACCAAATTCTAG
- a CDS encoding substrate-binding domain-containing protein → MRSLKKFMAVGLAAAMVFSMTACSSKPAETAAPETQAETTAETTAAAVEEAKTEAAEAVEGKDPATVKVGISIYQFADNFMTVYRQELEKYLTEELGVKKENISIMDGKNDQGEQMNQIRNFITTGVDVMIINLVQASSEPTVTEECAKANIPVVYINREPEAEREQAWKDEGIKATYVGADARQSGTFQGEEIAELENKGDADGDGVVRYIMVQGDPENVDAQYRTEKSVEALKASGVEVEELVKMRGDWDQTKGQEITANALAQHGAKIDVVFCNNDAMALGALQAIEAAGRKVNEDIYLVGVDALVEAVENVMNNKMTGTVFNDYIGQAHTAADKAMDFVNGKDVDNVYMVDYVKVTTENAAEILDLVK, encoded by the coding sequence ATGAGATCACTCAAAAAATTTATGGCAGTCGGACTCGCAGCAGCAATGGTATTTTCCATGACAGCATGCAGCTCCAAACCAGCAGAGACAGCCGCACCGGAGACACAGGCAGAGACTACAGCAGAGACTACTGCCGCAGCAGTTGAAGAAGCAAAGACCGAAGCAGCAGAGGCTGTTGAGGGCAAAGATCCTGCAACTGTTAAAGTTGGTATTTCCATTTATCAGTTCGCTGATAACTTCATGACAGTTTACCGTCAGGAATTAGAGAAATATTTAACAGAAGAATTAGGCGTTAAGAAAGAAAACATCTCCATCATGGACGGCAAGAACGACCAGGGCGAGCAGATGAACCAGATTAGAAACTTTATCACAACAGGCGTTGACGTAATGATTATCAACCTTGTTCAGGCTTCTTCCGAGCCAACCGTTACTGAAGAGTGTGCAAAAGCTAACATCCCGGTAGTTTACATCAACCGTGAGCCGGAAGCTGAGAGAGAGCAGGCTTGGAAAGACGAAGGAATCAAAGCTACATATGTAGGCGCAGATGCCAGACAGTCCGGTACATTCCAGGGCGAAGAAATCGCAGAGCTTGAGAACAAGGGCGATGCAGACGGCGACGGCGTTGTTCGTTACATCATGGTTCAGGGTGATCCGGAGAACGTAGATGCTCAGTACAGAACAGAGAAATCCGTTGAAGCTTTAAAGGCTTCCGGCGTTGAAGTTGAAGAACTCGTTAAGATGCGTGGTGACTGGGATCAGACAAAGGGCCAGGAAATCACAGCTAACGCACTTGCACAGCACGGCGCTAAGATCGATGTAGTTTTCTGTAACAACGATGCTATGGCACTTGGTGCATTACAGGCAATCGAAGCAGCTGGAAGAAAAGTTAACGAAGATATCTACTTAGTAGGTGTTGACGCTCTTGTAGAGGCTGTTGAGAACGTTATGAACAACAAGATGACAGGTACTGTATTCAACGATTACATCGGCCAGGCTCACACAGCAGCTGACAAGGCTATGGATTTCGTAAACGGCAAAGATGTTGACAACGTATACATGGTAGACTATGTAAAAGTTACAACAGAGAATGCAGCAGAGATTCTTGATTTAGTTAAATAA
- a CDS encoding galactose ABC transporter substrate-binding protein, whose amino-acid sequence MKKQKRLWITAAAMAVVLAGCMVLQGCSGDKKDEKKSIRIGVVLYRGDDPFINNIRSNLEDKAKTYEKGTGIKVVMDVADSKGNQNTQNSQVDRFLSLGYDAICVNMVDRSAASYVINKAMDADVPVVFFNREPVEEDMKRWEKLYYVGEDAKESAVLQGNILVDLYQDNPEGLDLDGNGKVSYVLLEGESSHQDSLIRTEWSIQTLKDGGVPLEKLTGGIANWDRSQASALMEQWIEEFPKEIEVVICNNDEMALGAADALERSGDSRPVKIVGIDGTPQGMEGLKSGKLFGTVQCDSKEYADVIFEIAAAESLGQNVQEKVELNQGKYYECSQHTLTAESLK is encoded by the coding sequence ATGAAGAAGCAAAAACGTTTATGGATTACGGCGGCCGCCATGGCGGTGGTATTGGCCGGGTGTATGGTTCTGCAGGGCTGCAGTGGCGATAAAAAAGATGAAAAAAAATCGATCCGCATCGGCGTGGTGCTGTACCGCGGAGATGATCCGTTTATCAACAATATCCGCTCCAACCTGGAAGACAAAGCTAAAACGTATGAGAAGGGAACCGGAATCAAGGTTGTGATGGATGTGGCCGATTCCAAGGGCAACCAGAATACACAGAACAGCCAGGTGGACCGTTTCCTCTCGCTTGGATATGACGCTATCTGCGTCAATATGGTGGACCGCTCCGCCGCCTCCTATGTCATCAACAAGGCGATGGATGCGGACGTGCCGGTGGTTTTCTTTAACCGGGAGCCGGTGGAGGAAGATATGAAGCGCTGGGAAAAGCTCTACTATGTGGGGGAGGACGCCAAGGAGTCCGCAGTTCTGCAGGGGAATATCCTGGTGGATCTCTATCAGGACAATCCGGAAGGACTCGATCTGGACGGCAATGGAAAGGTCAGCTATGTGCTGCTTGAAGGAGAGAGCAGCCATCAGGATTCCCTGATCCGGACCGAGTGGTCGATCCAGACCCTGAAGGACGGAGGCGTGCCGCTTGAGAAACTGACCGGCGGGATTGCCAACTGGGACAGGAGCCAGGCATCGGCCCTGATGGAGCAGTGGATCGAAGAATTCCCAAAAGAAATCGAGGTGGTCATCTGCAACAACGACGAGATGGCTTTAGGAGCCGCCGATGCGCTGGAGCGGAGCGGCGATTCCAGGCCGGTTAAGATTGTCGGAATAGACGGGACACCGCAGGGAATGGAAGGTTTAAAGAGCGGAAAACTGTTCGGAACGGTCCAGTGTGACAGTAAGGAGTATGCCGATGTGATTTTTGAAATAGCCGCTGCGGAATCACTTGGGCAGAATGTACAGGAAAAGGTGGAGCTGAATCAGGGAAAATATTACGAATGCAGCCAGCATACCCTGACGGCGGAGTCTTTAAAGTAA
- a CDS encoding substrate-binding domain-containing protein — translation MAKQEKVLWGVFAGILVFLYLLSSTDLIIKEKKSEIYPISIVIADTTDDYYVNFRKGVEQAADDYNVDVSFITLFDKEDADSQMDLVKREIDDGALAVILEPVDSMECMTHMDTAVLGSPVIVAGELLPSESVKGAVATDHFEEGKKMGEAIVSENTPELPVYVFADSLTHGYTGERLEGLRTVLEENGYAMAAYERKTADTFRKIIEETVYPGSGTAVIACLDPSSTSEAAEIIGGSPVYGKYIVSLYGTGTTPSLLNQMDKGVIRGMVVSNEFDEGYLCVEKAVEAIQRKGAREQIRLDAYYIEKTDLRESKFEKILYPID, via the coding sequence ATGGCAAAACAAGAAAAAGTCCTCTGGGGTGTTTTTGCAGGAATCCTTGTGTTCCTGTACCTTCTATCCTCCACCGATTTGATTATTAAGGAAAAAAAGTCGGAGATTTACCCGATTTCCATCGTTATCGCCGATACGACGGACGACTACTACGTCAACTTCCGAAAAGGCGTTGAACAGGCCGCCGACGATTACAATGTGGATGTCAGTTTTATTACGCTTTTTGATAAAGAAGATGCGGACAGCCAGATGGATCTGGTGAAACGTGAGATCGACGACGGGGCTCTGGCAGTCATACTGGAACCAGTGGATTCGATGGAGTGTATGACCCACATGGATACGGCGGTTCTCGGGAGTCCGGTGATTGTAGCCGGGGAACTGCTGCCGTCGGAAAGTGTGAAAGGAGCGGTAGCCACGGATCACTTTGAAGAGGGCAAAAAAATGGGTGAAGCTATCGTTTCGGAAAATACACCGGAGCTTCCCGTGTACGTTTTCGCCGACAGCCTGACTCACGGCTATACGGGGGAACGGCTGGAAGGACTCAGGACGGTATTGGAAGAAAACGGCTATGCGATGGCTGCCTATGAGAGGAAAACGGCGGACACATTCCGGAAAATCATTGAAGAAACTGTCTATCCGGGAAGCGGGACGGCCGTGATTGCCTGCCTGGATCCCTCAAGTACCAGTGAGGCGGCGGAAATTATAGGCGGAAGCCCGGTATATGGAAAGTATATTGTGAGTCTCTACGGGACCGGGACAACCCCATCCCTCTTAAACCAGATGGACAAGGGAGTCATCAGGGGAATGGTGGTCAGCAATGAGTTCGACGAAGGTTATCTCTGCGTGGAGAAGGCAGTGGAAGCGATTCAGAGAAAGGGAGCCAGGGAGCAGATCCGCCTGGATGCCTATTATATAGAAAAAACGGATTTAAGGGAAAGCAAATTCGAGAAGATTCTGTATCCGATTGATTAG